AAAAATCAAAAAAGGAGCTAAAATAATGCGCCAAAAATATCAGCAAATTTTTAAAATTAATAGTAGAAAAATTGTTAGTTTAGCCATTATTGTGGCGTTATATGTTTTATTATCATGAATCAGTAAACTAATTAACTTATCAATTTTTCCGGCTGCCCCATTTTTAAAAATCGAATTAACAGATTTTATTTTTTTAATGGCTTTAAAAATTATTGGATTGTTTTATACCTTATTTATTACAATTGTTGTTTCGTGATTACGAATCCTATATTTGGGGGATTTGCCGATTGATGTTTTTGCCCTAATGCTAGCTGATCTTGTTTTTATTATTTTGTTTTGAGGATTAACATTCCTGTTTAATAAAATCATCGCTAACCAAAAAAATAGCAAAAAACTTGAGTATTTATCGTTAAGTTGTGCCTTAGGTTTAGCAACAGTTGGGGTTAGTTTTATAATGGCCTTTTTTAACTGATTATTTATCTTACCAATGTATGGGGCTTTTATGAATTACCCCCCTGAAGTAATTACTTGATTTAAGGGAATTTTGATTCCAATTTTAGTGCCATTTAATTTAATTAAATTTGGGATAAATGGAGTTTTTTTTGTAATGATTTATCGGGCTGTTGTTATTATTGCCCAGCAATATCACCATCGTCAATTTAATCAAGCGCCAAAACGATTTCCAGTTTATTCAATCCTTGATTTTTCCGAAGAATTATACTGTTAAAATTCTCGTAAATAAAAGGAAATTGTAAGGTACCATAGACATTTAAGACCAGTTAGTCTTTTAAAAATTTTAACACAGCTTCAGCAGGTGTTAAAAGATTTATGCTCTTATGTCGTCGAATATTGTTATAATAATTTAGAAAGATTTTAATTTGTTTTTCAATATCATCAATTTCCTTAAGATATCTTGGTAAATATTCAAAAAACTTATTTCAGTTACGATGAAATCTTTCAATTTTCCCATTTGACTGTGGGGAACGCACTGGAGTTGTCTGATGAGCAACTCCTTTTTTATTTACTGCTTTTGTAAATTCACTTTTTCGATGAGCATAATTTGAACGATGATTATATACATATTCAGTTCCATTGTCTGTTCGAATTCTCTTAATGTTAATGCCAATATTTTTAAATTCAAAATAAGCTTTTTCAAATAGTTTAGCAGCAATATCTTGTGTTTTATGCGCAGAAACATAAGCCACTGCATAACGTGATTTTTCATCAATGTAATCAAAAATATACAAATCTTTTTTGTAACCTGTCATATTTTTAGTTAATATTTTAACATCATGTTGAACATGTCCTAATTCGGGCATTTCATAACGTTGATATATTTTCTTTATATTTTTACGCTTAGAATAATTATTAAATGTTTTATCTCATTTTATTAATGTTTTAATGTTATGTTTAATTGGCATATTTTGGTAGGTAAAATAATTTGCTAATGTTAAATTATAAAACTCATATATCCCTGTGCCATATTTTTCTCGGTATGTTTTAATCATCTTAGCAATTTTTCTTTTATATATTTTACTATAATGATAATGAATAGTTTTTGGTCGTGTTGAAGTCTTTTTAAATCATTCAAAATCATAAGAATTTAATAAAAATTCTTTAATTTTATTTGATCATGTATAAAATGTTTGTTTGCCTTTATAAAATAATTTAATTAACTGGTTTAATGAGTGACTTTTTAAATAGTATTTATGGCATAAATTAAAATAATTTGACAAATGATGATAGATATAATTTGTTTCTTTAGTTGGTTCAACACGCCCATACCACTTTTTAAAACCACGATGTAATTTATATAATTCATTTTCAGTAATAATACTTGTTATCATTTTTAATCCTCCTAAATTTATTCTAAAGAATTTAGTGGTCTTAAATGTGTGTGGTTTTTACATAAATAAAAGGAAATGATATTGAAAATTATCTGGGATATGTTATGATATTTAAGATATGCCCACGTAGCTCAGTAGGATAGAGCATGCGCCTTCTAAGCGTAGGGTCGTGAGTTCGAATCTCTCCGTGGGCGCCATTAAATTGAAAAAAACAAAACCTTATTTAGAAAAAATAAATAAGGTTTTATTTTGGTTAAATATTAATTATAATAATAACAACAAGAAAAGGGGAATGGTGATGGGACAAGATAATTACTATGATGAATTATTATCAACAATTAAAAATTTAATTGCGCAAGGACAATATCAGAACGCCCAAGAAAAAATCAAGGATGAATTAGCAATGCCCTATGTTCCTAACCTGGTTGAAAAAGAATTAAAAACTTTGGCGAAGGTGATTACTAGCCAAATAAAATATGATAAAGACCTTGATAACCCTTGAACGCCAGCTAAAATTACCGCAGTTTTAACTCAACCCTTATTGTCAGTTGATGAATTTTTAATGGTTGTCCCAATTTTACAAGCCCAAAATTTACGAAATTTTTTACCAATAATTACAGAACTATTAGTTAATCCAGCCATTGCTGATCCAATTAAAGTTCGCGTATTATTTCTGTTGCAAGAACAAGAAATTACAACCCCAATCAAAGTTGTTAAAAAAAAGATGACTTTCACAACTACCCCTGATAAATTAAAATGGACTTATGATGATGATAATCATCAAACGATGATAAAATTATTTGATGAAATAGTTTATAATGACAACCCTAGTTTATACCACTTATGTTTAAACTTATTAGAAGCTTATTATCTATATCGCTTCCCTGATTCATTAGCAACGCTTGAGATTCCTGTTTTAACGATTGCGATTATTACTCAAGCCAATAAGATGCTTGGCGTTGATTATGCATATCAACAATTAGCCAGTCGTTTTGGTGTTAACCCCCAATTAGTGGCTGATCATGTTAGTGTTCTTAGCCAAATTGATTTTTAGGATTATAACCAAATGTTTTAAAAAAACGAAAATTAATTTATATAAATTAGACTTTTTGTTATAATTGTAAATGTGTAAAAGAAGGTAGGTAGTTATATGAAATTTAAAGCAGAAAAAATCCTTGCAAAAGGGATTGGAAAATGAACTGTAACAATTGATGGTAAAGAATGAACAGACTATGTAAAAAAAGCTGAACAAAAAGCCGCTAATGAATTAGAAATCCCAGGTTTTCGGAAAGGAAAAGTTCCGGCTGATTTAATTAAAAAACATTTAACAGAAGCAAAAATTTTAAACAGTGCGCACCGTTTAGTTGTAAATAAAGCTTATGAATTTGCGTTTAACCAAAAATCAGATGTTCAACCATTTTCATCACCAGTTCCAACTGTTAAAAAATTAAGTAAAGAAGAATACATTTTGGAGTTAGACTTTGATTTAAAACCAGAAATCACAATTAATCGTTATACAGGGTTTGATAATATTAAAAAAGAAAAAGTTGGTGCTAAAAAAGAAGATATTGATCGTAGTATTGACCAATTACGTGATCGCTTTGCGATTCATAAACCAAAAGATAGTGGAATTGAAAAAGGTGATACAGTAATCTTTGATTTTGAAGGTTTTGTTAATAATGAACCATTTAAAGGTGGTAAAGCAACTGATTTTACTTTAGAAATTGGTAGTGGGCAATTTATTCCAGGTTTTGAAGATGGGATGATTGGTTTTAAAAGTGGTGAAGAACGTGATCTGCAAGTAACATTCCCTGCCGATTATCATATTGAAGAATTAAAAGGACAACCAGCAGTATTTAAATTAAAAATTAAAGAAGTAAAATCAAAAGAATTACCAGAATTAAATGATGATTTAGCAAAAGATATTAATTTAAAAGGAATTGATACTTTAGCAAAATTACGTGAACATGTTGAAAATAACATTAAAGAACAATTACAAAAACAAGAATATGACCGTTTTATTGGTTTACTATTTCGCGAAATTGTCAAAGATTCAAATATTTTAATTCCAGAATCAATTATTAAAAAAGAAGCTAACCAATTAAAAAATGAATTTAAACAAAAATTAACAGCACAACAAATGGATATAAAAACATACAAAGAACGTTCAGGTTTAACTGAAGAAGATATTTATGAAGAATTATTCAAAGATGCTAAAAATCGTTTAGAAAATGGTGTTATTGTTGATGCGGTTTTAAATAAAGAAAAATTTGATATTAATCCAACCGAAATTGATGAACAATATGAAAAATTAGGAAAACAATTTGGAATTGATGGAAAAACTTTAAAAGAAGCCAAATTAATTTCAGAAGAACAAGTAAAAGAACAATTAATTCATGATAAAGTTTTTGCCTTTTTATACGAAAAAAATGGTAAATAGTTTTGATTAAAACTATTAAAAGAGAATTTTAATAGTTTTTTCTTTTTAGTTATTTTTTTAAGTTTGGAAATAAAGTAATTGCAAAATAATAATATTTTGATAGAATAAAAAAACAACAAAAAATATTTAAAAAATTAGCACTTTAATATTGCAAGTGCTAATTTTTTTGTTATAATTCAAGTGTAGTTCAGAAAGTATTAAACTAATTAAAAATAGGATAGAATTAGTTTAATATAAATGAATATTTAACAAGAGGAGGTATTTTGAAATGGAATCAAAAACAACACAATTAAAGGATGTGCCAGTATTAATTACAAGGGGAAGTTATATTTTTCCAGGGTTTGAACAAGTCCTAGAAGTTGGCCGTGATAAGTCAGTTTTGGCTGTTAATAAGGCAAATAAAGAATTTGATAACCATATTGTTTTAGTTAGCCAAAAAAAACCATTAGAAGATGATCCAAAATTATCAGAAATTTATCGGATTGGTGTTTTAGCCGAATTAAAAATTCGTAAGGTTTGAGAAGATGGTAGTTTAACTGTTAATTTTAAAGCAGTTGATCGCGTTAAAATTTTAGAATTACGCGAAGGTGAATATTATGCGGCTGATATTGATATTTTAAAATCTTTTGTTAAATCAGATGATAAAATTGCTGAAAAAATCACAGCAAATATTAAAGAATTAATGGAATTACAAGATATCTTACCAGAAGATTTATTAGATCAAATTGGTGATTCAGTTGATGGTAATGAAGTTGTCGATACAATTGCGCAGTTTTTACCTTTTATTCCCGTTGCTAAAAAACAAGAAATTTTAGAACAATTAGATGTTGAAAAACGTTTACAAATTATTTTTGATCATTTAGTTAACAAGCAACAAGTTAATGACATTGATAATAAAATTACAAAAAAAATTAAAGAACGTGTTGATGAACAACAACGCGAGTATTATTTACGGGAAAAATTAAAAGCAATTAAAGATGAACTTGGTGAATTTGATGATGCCGCTGATGACATGAAAATTTACAAAGAACGTTTAGAAAAAGAACCATTCCCAAAAAACATTAAGGAACGAATTGAGCAAGAAATTGCTCGTTATGAATCATTACCACAAGCATCTAGTGAATCAAATATTATTCGTACATATATTGATTGAATGATGCAAGTACCATGATGAGAAAAAACTGATGAGAAAAATGATTTAAAATTTGCGAAAGAAATTTTAGATAAATACCACTTTGGTTTAGAAAAAGTTAAAGAAAGAATTGTTGAATATTTAGCTGTTAAATCAATGACTAATTCATTAAAAGGCCAAATTATTTGTTTAGTTGGGCCCCCAGGGGTTGGAAAAACTAGTTTAGCAAAATCAATCGCTGAAGCAACTGGTCGTAATTTTGTTAAAGTTGCGTTAGGTGGAGTAAAAGATGAGTCAGAAATTCGGGGACACCGTAAAACCTATATAGGGGCAATGCCTGGTCGAATTATTCAATCAATGAAACGAGCAAAATCAACTAATCCATTATTTTTAT
The Spiroplasma chrysopicola DF-1 genome window above contains:
- a CDS encoding DUF3196 family protein, producing the protein MGQDNYYDELLSTIKNLIAQGQYQNAQEKIKDELAMPYVPNLVEKELKTLAKVITSQIKYDKDLDNPWTPAKITAVLTQPLLSVDEFLMVVPILQAQNLRNFLPIITELLVNPAIADPIKVRVLFLLQEQEITTPIKVVKKKMTFTTTPDKLKWTYDDDNHQTMIKLFDEIVYNDNPSLYHLCLNLLEAYYLYRFPDSLATLEIPVLTIAIITQANKMLGVDYAYQQLASRFGVNPQLVADHVSVLSQIDF
- the lon gene encoding endopeptidase La, with product MESKTTQLKDVPVLITRGSYIFPGFEQVLEVGRDKSVLAVNKANKEFDNHIVLVSQKKPLEDDPKLSEIYRIGVLAELKIRKVWEDGSLTVNFKAVDRVKILELREGEYYAADIDILKSFVKSDDKIAEKITANIKELMELQDILPEDLLDQIGDSVDGNEVVDTIAQFLPFIPVAKKQEILEQLDVEKRLQIIFDHLVNKQQVNDIDNKITKKIKERVDEQQREYYLREKLKAIKDELGEFDDAADDMKIYKERLEKEPFPKNIKERIEQEIARYESLPQASSESNIIRTYIDWMMQVPWWEKTDEKNDLKFAKEILDKYHFGLEKVKERIVEYLAVKSMTNSLKGQIICLVGPPGVGKTSLAKSIAEATGRNFVKVALGGVKDESEIRGHRKTYIGAMPGRIIQSMKRAKSTNPLFLLDEIDKMSSDYRGDPASAMLEVLDPEQNAAFSDHYLEESYDLSNVMFIATANYYDNIPEALIDRMEIIQLSSYTELEKSHIAKDYLVPKVLSNNGLADGQLTITDEAINEVIKHYTREAGVRQLERDLNAIARKFIVKFLNKEMTNLTVTAETVNELLGKRRFEHTEKEQESQVGVVTGLAYTQFGGDILPIEVNSFNGKGNFVLTGKLGDVMKESASIALDYVKANADKFGLDSKFFENHDIHIHVPEGAVPKDGPSAGITLTTAIISALSNRPVSQDIGMTGEITLRGQVLPIGGLREKSISANRSGLKTILIPSKNVKDIDDIPKEVQEALKIIPVSTYDEVFKNVFGKLE
- a CDS encoding IS481 family transposase, translated to MITSIITENELYKLHRGFKKWYGRVEPTKETNYIYHHLSNYFNLCHKYYLKSHSLNQLIKLFYKGKQTFYTWSNKIKEFLLNSYDFEWFKKTSTRPKTIHYHYSKIYKRKIAKMIKTYREKYGTGIYEFYNLTLANYFTYQNMPIKHNIKTLIKWDKTFNNYSKRKNIKKIYQRYEMPELGHVQHDVKILTKNMTGYKKDLYIFDYIDEKSRYAVAYVSAHKTQDIAAKLFEKAYFEFKNIGINIKRIRTDNGTEYVYNHRSNYAHRKSEFTKAVNKKGVAHQTTPVRSPQSNGKIERFHRNWNKFFEYLPRYLKEIDDIEKQIKIFLNYYNNIRRHKSINLLTPAEAVLKFLKD
- the tig gene encoding trigger factor; protein product: MKFKAEKILAKGIGKWTVTIDGKEWTDYVKKAEQKAANELEIPGFRKGKVPADLIKKHLTEAKILNSAHRLVVNKAYEFAFNQKSDVQPFSSPVPTVKKLSKEEYILELDFDLKPEITINRYTGFDNIKKEKVGAKKEDIDRSIDQLRDRFAIHKPKDSGIEKGDTVIFDFEGFVNNEPFKGGKATDFTLEIGSGQFIPGFEDGMIGFKSGEERDLQVTFPADYHIEELKGQPAVFKLKIKEVKSKELPELNDDLAKDINLKGIDTLAKLREHVENNIKEQLQKQEYDRFIGLLFREIVKDSNILIPESIIKKEANQLKNEFKQKLTAQQMDIKTYKERSGLTEEDIYEELFKDAKNRLENGVIVDAVLNKEKFDINPTEIDEQYEKLGKQFGIDGKTLKEAKLISEEQVKEQLIHDKVFAFLYEKNGK
- a CDS encoding ECF transporter S component, which translates into the protein MRQKYQQIFKINSRKIVSLAIIVALYVLLSWISKLINLSIFPAAPFLKIELTDFIFLMALKIIGLFYTLFITIVVSWLRILYLGDLPIDVFALMLADLVFIILFWGLTFLFNKIIANQKNSKKLEYLSLSCALGLATVGVSFIMAFFNWLFILPMYGAFMNYPPEVITWFKGILIPILVPFNLIKFGINGVFFVMIYRAVVIIAQQYHHRQFNQAPKRFPVYSILDFSEELYC